The proteins below come from a single Psychrobacter sp. PL19 genomic window:
- the prmA gene encoding 50S ribosomal protein L11 methyltransferase, producing MAWQQLHLQCEKENVDLAETLLLEAGALSIALDDAGDQPLFEPLPGESPLWDEVILTGLFDATTEVGSQQVVEQLGHEIAAQVQASRIWLTAVEDKDWEREWMTHYHPIKCANNLWIVPNWLTPPDPDATNIIMDPGLAFGTGYHATTRLCLDWLTEQDLSNKVVIDYGCGSGILGVAALLLGARHVYAVDIDPQAVLATNQNAVRNHVEDRLQAFLPEDFTTYCSQHNIVPVDVIVANILAKPLIGLAPYFATLIASEGRIVLAGLIESQTEQVSDAYQPYFALDPKHAFSAQEDQHWQRLSGTFTG from the coding sequence ATGGCATGGCAACAACTGCATTTACAATGTGAAAAAGAAAACGTTGATTTAGCAGAAACGCTGTTATTAGAAGCCGGTGCATTATCTATTGCATTGGATGATGCGGGTGATCAGCCCTTATTTGAACCCCTACCGGGAGAGTCGCCACTATGGGATGAAGTAATATTAACTGGGCTTTTTGATGCCACCACTGAAGTGGGTAGCCAGCAAGTGGTTGAGCAGTTGGGGCATGAAATTGCCGCCCAGGTGCAAGCCAGCCGTATTTGGCTGACTGCCGTTGAGGATAAAGACTGGGAGCGCGAGTGGATGACCCATTATCATCCTATTAAGTGTGCTAACAACCTATGGATTGTACCTAACTGGCTGACCCCTCCAGATCCTGATGCTACTAATATTATTATGGATCCTGGACTGGCTTTTGGTACCGGTTACCATGCGACTACCCGTTTATGTCTTGATTGGCTGACCGAACAAGATCTAAGTAATAAAGTAGTGATTGATTATGGTTGTGGCTCAGGTATTTTGGGCGTTGCGGCGTTATTGTTGGGCGCTCGCCATGTTTATGCGGTAGATATTGACCCGCAAGCCGTATTGGCTACCAATCAAAATGCCGTACGTAATCATGTTGAAGATCGCTTGCAAGCATTTTTGCCTGAAGACTTTACTACCTACTGCTCGCAGCACAATATCGTGCCAGTAGACGTTATTGTCGCTAATATTTTGGCCAAACCTCTCATCGGCTTGGCGCCTTATTTCGCCACCTTAATCGCCTCCGAAGGACGCATTGTATTGGCAGGACTCATTGAGTCGCAAACGGAGCAAGTCAGTGATGCCTATCAGCCTTACTTTGCACTTGACCCTAAGCATGCTTTTAGTGCCCAAGAGGATCAGCATTGGCAGCGCTTATCTGGTACATTTACAGGCTAG
- a CDS encoding tetratricopeptide repeat protein codes for MNKGSIKQILLPKTVLVTSTILVMLSLNACQTVPSTTTGSSVTTIVRQAPAVDSNDYEGEDDYIDQDLDGDSAEDLDEDDFPIEPYIPPEPSATPDPIIEQTPIFAPPSMIVTTPSSEDYITMPTPVRPPTLPPAQPTSPSHNELLERARQNSKQQPRQATANNSKLPAFQNLMQSGINQLKAGNLTAAESSFTRAQRLAPKSSAVYFYSAQVALKKNQPRKAEAMARRGLNVSKDNSRRRALWQIILRSGQLQNNPRVIREAQQALR; via the coding sequence ATGAACAAGGGATCTATCAAGCAGATTCTGCTACCTAAAACCGTGCTTGTGACTAGCACCATACTGGTTATGCTAAGTTTAAACGCCTGTCAAACTGTGCCGAGTACAACAACAGGGTCATCCGTCACTACGATTGTACGTCAGGCCCCTGCGGTCGACAGTAATGATTATGAGGGCGAAGACGACTACATTGACCAAGACCTTGATGGAGATTCTGCCGAAGACCTTGACGAAGACGACTTCCCTATTGAGCCTTATATTCCACCTGAGCCGTCCGCTACGCCAGATCCTATAATAGAACAAACACCAATATTTGCGCCGCCTAGTATGATTGTCACTACGCCCTCTAGCGAGGACTACATCACCATGCCGACGCCAGTAAGGCCGCCTACTTTACCACCGGCACAGCCAACATCGCCGTCACATAATGAACTGTTGGAGCGTGCACGGCAAAACTCTAAGCAACAACCTCGTCAAGCGACTGCTAATAACAGTAAGCTACCCGCATTTCAAAACTTGATGCAGTCCGGTATTAATCAGCTCAAGGCAGGAAATTTAACGGCTGCCGAAAGCAGTTTTACCCGTGCGCAACGTCTTGCACCCAAGTCATCGGCGGTGTATTTTTATTCGGCACAAGTAGCACTCAAAAAAAACCAGCCGCGCAAGGCAGAAGCCATGGCACGGCGAGGTCTCAATGTCTCAAAAGACAACAGTCGTCGCCGTGCGTTGTGGCAAATTATTCTGCGCTCAGGACAACTACAGAACAATCCGCGTGTGATTCGCGAAGCGCAGCAGGCATTACGCTAG